From the genome of Triticum aestivum cultivar Chinese Spring chromosome 3B, IWGSC CS RefSeq v2.1, whole genome shotgun sequence, one region includes:
- the LOC123070441 gene encoding phosphatidylinositol/phosphatidylcholine transfer protein SFH8 isoform X3, whose protein sequence is MSGPVDRSGRPGAGFEGFTHDDEKEESKSDEDNSEGDNKAKKGSLKKRAISAGNKFRRSLRRKSKKKSGNLASIEDIRDVQELETVERFRRCLLDGGLLPERHDDYHTMLRFLKARKFDIEKAKHMWSEMLRWRNEYGVDNIEEFDYTELNEVKKYYPQFYHGVDKEGRPVYVELVGKVDANKLVKVTTLDRYIKYHVKEFERSFQMRFPACSIAAKRHIDSSTTILDVQGVGLKNFSKDARELIMRLQKIDNDNYPETLCCLYIINAGQGFKMLWGTIKSFLDPQTASKIHVLGSKYQNKLLEIIDESELPDFLGGKCRCEESGGCSKSDKGPWKDPNIIERVLNGEANYGQQILAISSTDGKTISYTKLHSSAKKTSDASAESTSDVEDITSPAAPLDATVNPDLTLHEPKSSGHASTSGSAPVVEESVPTVVDKLVDDVCHSPRATSMASTSGSFSLRNIRMALGVLRTQIVTCLTVLIMSLFMVIRSAPSRVSERFSRQSIACDHNCGEFPQNLEFKVPYVSRRLRELEEKVVVLEAKPSQMPVEKEEVLNTAVCRVDALEAEPISTKKVLYETLIRQDELLAYIEKQDKNKFRKKRFCF, encoded by the exons ATGTCGGGGCCCGTCGACCGGTCCGGGAGGCCCG GTGCAGGTTTTGAGGGCTTCACTCATGATGATGAGAAGGAGGAGAGCAAATCCGATGAAGATAACTCAGAAGGTGACAACAAGGCCAAAAAGGGGTCCTTGAAGAAAAGAGCGATTAGTGCCGGAAATAAATTTAGGCGTTCCTTGAGGAGGAAGAGCAAAAAGAAGAGCGGCAATCTAGCCTCAATAGAGGATATAAGGGATGTGCAAGAGCTGGAAACTGTTGAAAGATTCCGCCGATGCTTGCTTGATGGGGGCTTGTTGCCAGAACGTCATGACGATTATCACACGATGTTAAG GTTCCTGAAAGCAAGAAAGTTTGATATTGAGAAAGCAAAGCATATGTGGTCAGAAATGCTTAGATGGAGGAATGAGTATGGGGTCGACAATATAGAG GAATTCGACTACACTGAATTAAATGAAGTTAAGAAGTATTATCCACAATTTTACCATGGAGTGGATAAAGAGGGAAGGCCTGTCTATGTAGAACTAGTTGGAAAGGTTGATGCCAATAAACTAGTCAAAGTAACAACTCTTGACCGATACATAAAGTATCATGTGAAGGAGTTCGAGAGAAGTTTCCAGATGAGGTTTCCAGCTTGTTCCATAGCTGCAAAAAGGCACATAGACTCATCTACAACTATTTTAGATGTGCAAGGGGTG GGCTTAAAGAACTTCTCAAAAGATGCAAGGGAACTAATCATGCGACTGCAGAAGATTGACAATGATAACTATCCAGAG ACATTGTGCTGCTTGTACATTATAAATGCTGGGCAGGGCTTCAAGATGTTATGGGGTACAATTAAATCATTTCTTGATCCACAGACTGCTTCGAAGATTCAT GTTCTTGGAAGCAAGTACCAAAATAAGCTGCTTGAAATAATTGATGAAAG TGAACTGCCAGATTTTCTTGGAGGCAAATGCAGGTGTGAAGAGAGtggaggttgctcaaaatcagacaAAGGTCCTTGGAAGGATCCTAACATAATAGAG AGGGTCCTTAACGGTGAAGCAAATTATGGTCAACAAATTCTTGCCATATCAAGCACTGATGGGAAGACAATTTCTTATACTAAGCTTCATTCCTCAGCT AAAAAAACTAGTGATGCCTCAGCCGAATCTACATCTGATGTAGAAGATATTACGTCTCCTGCTGCTCCACTGGATGCCACTGTGAACCCTGATTTGACCCTTCATGAG CCAAAATCTTCAGGACATGCTTCAACTTCTGGTAGTGCTCCTGTCGTAGAGGAAAGCGTCCCCACTGTTGTTGACAAGCTTGTGGATGATGTGTGCCACAGTCCAAGAGCCACTTCAATGGCTTCTACCTCAG GTTCATTCTCCTTGAGAAATATACGTATGGCATTGGGAGTGCTACGAACTCAGATTGTTACTTGTCTGACAGTTTTAATTATGAGCCTTTTTATGGTGATCCGTTCTGCCCCAAGCAGAGTATCTGAAAGGTTCTCAAGACAGTCCATTGCCTGTGATCACAATTGTGGGGAATTTCCCCAAAATTTGGAGTTTAAGGTACCGTATGTATCAAGACGGCTTCGTGAACTGGAGGAGAAGGTGGTTGTACTTGAAGCAAAGCCATCTCAAATGCCAGTTGAGAAAGAGGAAGTGCTCAATACAGCTGTCTGCCGTGTAGATGCATTGGAAGCTGAGCCGATTTCTACAAAGAAG GTGCTCTATGAGACATTGATAAGGCAGGACGAGCTGCTTGCATATATTGAAAAACAGGACAAAAACAAATTCCGG AAAAAGAGGTTCTGCTTCTAA
- the LOC123070441 gene encoding phosphatidylinositol/phosphatidylcholine transfer protein SFH8 isoform X5, translated as MSGPVDRSGRPGAGFEGFTHDDEKEESKSDEDNSEGDNKAKKGSLKKRAISAGNKFRRSLRRKSKKKSGNLASIEDIRDVQELETVERFRRCLLDGGLLPERHDDYHTMLRFLKARKFDIEKAKHMWSEMLRWRNEYGVDNIEEFDYTELNEVKKYYPQFYHGVDKEGRPVYVELVGKVDANKLVKVTTLDRYIKYHVKEFERSFQMRFPACSIAAKRHIDSSTTILDVQGVGLKNFSKDARELIMRLQKIDNDNYPETLCCLYIINAGQGFKMLWGTIKSFLDPQTASKIHVLGSKYQNKLLEIIDERCEESGGCSKSDKGPWKDPNIIERVLNGEANYGQQILAISSTDGKTISYTKLHSSAKKTSDASAESTSDVEDITSPAAPLDATVNPDLTLHEPKSSGHASTSGSAPVVEESVPTVVDKLVDDVCHSPRATSMASTSGSFSLRNIRMALGVLRTQIVTCLTVLIMSLFMVIRSAPSRVSERFSRQSIACDHNCGEFPQNLEFKVPYVSRRLRELEEKVVVLEAKPSQMPVEKEEVLNTAVCRVDALEAEPISTKKVLYETLIRQDELLAYIEKQDKNKFRKKRFCF; from the exons ATGTCGGGGCCCGTCGACCGGTCCGGGAGGCCCG GTGCAGGTTTTGAGGGCTTCACTCATGATGATGAGAAGGAGGAGAGCAAATCCGATGAAGATAACTCAGAAGGTGACAACAAGGCCAAAAAGGGGTCCTTGAAGAAAAGAGCGATTAGTGCCGGAAATAAATTTAGGCGTTCCTTGAGGAGGAAGAGCAAAAAGAAGAGCGGCAATCTAGCCTCAATAGAGGATATAAGGGATGTGCAAGAGCTGGAAACTGTTGAAAGATTCCGCCGATGCTTGCTTGATGGGGGCTTGTTGCCAGAACGTCATGACGATTATCACACGATGTTAAG GTTCCTGAAAGCAAGAAAGTTTGATATTGAGAAAGCAAAGCATATGTGGTCAGAAATGCTTAGATGGAGGAATGAGTATGGGGTCGACAATATAGAG GAATTCGACTACACTGAATTAAATGAAGTTAAGAAGTATTATCCACAATTTTACCATGGAGTGGATAAAGAGGGAAGGCCTGTCTATGTAGAACTAGTTGGAAAGGTTGATGCCAATAAACTAGTCAAAGTAACAACTCTTGACCGATACATAAAGTATCATGTGAAGGAGTTCGAGAGAAGTTTCCAGATGAGGTTTCCAGCTTGTTCCATAGCTGCAAAAAGGCACATAGACTCATCTACAACTATTTTAGATGTGCAAGGGGTG GGCTTAAAGAACTTCTCAAAAGATGCAAGGGAACTAATCATGCGACTGCAGAAGATTGACAATGATAACTATCCAGAG ACATTGTGCTGCTTGTACATTATAAATGCTGGGCAGGGCTTCAAGATGTTATGGGGTACAATTAAATCATTTCTTGATCCACAGACTGCTTCGAAGATTCAT GTTCTTGGAAGCAAGTACCAAAATAAGCTGCTTGAAATAATTGATGAAAG GTGTGAAGAGAGtggaggttgctcaaaatcagacaAAGGTCCTTGGAAGGATCCTAACATAATAGAG AGGGTCCTTAACGGTGAAGCAAATTATGGTCAACAAATTCTTGCCATATCAAGCACTGATGGGAAGACAATTTCTTATACTAAGCTTCATTCCTCAGCT AAAAAAACTAGTGATGCCTCAGCCGAATCTACATCTGATGTAGAAGATATTACGTCTCCTGCTGCTCCACTGGATGCCACTGTGAACCCTGATTTGACCCTTCATGAG CCAAAATCTTCAGGACATGCTTCAACTTCTGGTAGTGCTCCTGTCGTAGAGGAAAGCGTCCCCACTGTTGTTGACAAGCTTGTGGATGATGTGTGCCACAGTCCAAGAGCCACTTCAATGGCTTCTACCTCAG GTTCATTCTCCTTGAGAAATATACGTATGGCATTGGGAGTGCTACGAACTCAGATTGTTACTTGTCTGACAGTTTTAATTATGAGCCTTTTTATGGTGATCCGTTCTGCCCCAAGCAGAGTATCTGAAAGGTTCTCAAGACAGTCCATTGCCTGTGATCACAATTGTGGGGAATTTCCCCAAAATTTGGAGTTTAAGGTACCGTATGTATCAAGACGGCTTCGTGAACTGGAGGAGAAGGTGGTTGTACTTGAAGCAAAGCCATCTCAAATGCCAGTTGAGAAAGAGGAAGTGCTCAATACAGCTGTCTGCCGTGTAGATGCATTGGAAGCTGAGCCGATTTCTACAAAGAAG GTGCTCTATGAGACATTGATAAGGCAGGACGAGCTGCTTGCATATATTGAAAAACAGGACAAAAACAAATTCCGG AAAAAGAGGTTCTGCTTCTAA
- the LOC123070441 gene encoding phosphatidylinositol/phosphatidylcholine transfer protein SFH8 isoform X4 yields the protein MSGPVDRSGRPGFEGFTHDDEKEESKSDEDNSEGDNKAKKGSLKKRAISAGNKFRRSLRRKSKKKSGNLASIEDIRDVQELETVERFRRCLLDGGLLPERHDDYHTMLRFLKARKFDIEKAKHMWSEMLRWRNEYGVDNIEEFDYTELNEVKKYYPQFYHGVDKEGRPVYVELVGKVDANKLVKVTTLDRYIKYHVKEFERSFQMRFPACSIAAKRHIDSSTTILDVQGVGLKNFSKDARELIMRLQKIDNDNYPETLCCLYIINAGQGFKMLWGTIKSFLDPQTASKIHVLGSKYQNKLLEIIDESELPDFLGGKCRCEESGGCSKSDKGPWKDPNIIERVLNGEANYGQQILAISSTDGKTISYTKLHSSAKKTSDASAESTSDVEDITSPAAPLDATVNPDLTLHEPKSSGHASTSGSAPVVEESVPTVVDKLVDDVCHSPRATSMASTSGSFSLRNIRMALGVLRTQIVTCLTVLIMSLFMVIRSAPSRVSERFSRQSIACDHNCGEFPQNLEFKVPYVSRRLRELEEKVVVLEAKPSQMPVEKEEVLNTAVCRVDALEAEPISTKKVLYETLIRQDELLAYIEKQDKNKFRKKRFCF from the exons ATGTCGGGGCCCGTCGACCGGTCCGGGAGGCCCG GTTTTGAGGGCTTCACTCATGATGATGAGAAGGAGGAGAGCAAATCCGATGAAGATAACTCAGAAGGTGACAACAAGGCCAAAAAGGGGTCCTTGAAGAAAAGAGCGATTAGTGCCGGAAATAAATTTAGGCGTTCCTTGAGGAGGAAGAGCAAAAAGAAGAGCGGCAATCTAGCCTCAATAGAGGATATAAGGGATGTGCAAGAGCTGGAAACTGTTGAAAGATTCCGCCGATGCTTGCTTGATGGGGGCTTGTTGCCAGAACGTCATGACGATTATCACACGATGTTAAG GTTCCTGAAAGCAAGAAAGTTTGATATTGAGAAAGCAAAGCATATGTGGTCAGAAATGCTTAGATGGAGGAATGAGTATGGGGTCGACAATATAGAG GAATTCGACTACACTGAATTAAATGAAGTTAAGAAGTATTATCCACAATTTTACCATGGAGTGGATAAAGAGGGAAGGCCTGTCTATGTAGAACTAGTTGGAAAGGTTGATGCCAATAAACTAGTCAAAGTAACAACTCTTGACCGATACATAAAGTATCATGTGAAGGAGTTCGAGAGAAGTTTCCAGATGAGGTTTCCAGCTTGTTCCATAGCTGCAAAAAGGCACATAGACTCATCTACAACTATTTTAGATGTGCAAGGGGTG GGCTTAAAGAACTTCTCAAAAGATGCAAGGGAACTAATCATGCGACTGCAGAAGATTGACAATGATAACTATCCAGAG ACATTGTGCTGCTTGTACATTATAAATGCTGGGCAGGGCTTCAAGATGTTATGGGGTACAATTAAATCATTTCTTGATCCACAGACTGCTTCGAAGATTCAT GTTCTTGGAAGCAAGTACCAAAATAAGCTGCTTGAAATAATTGATGAAAG TGAACTGCCAGATTTTCTTGGAGGCAAATGCAGGTGTGAAGAGAGtggaggttgctcaaaatcagacaAAGGTCCTTGGAAGGATCCTAACATAATAGAG AGGGTCCTTAACGGTGAAGCAAATTATGGTCAACAAATTCTTGCCATATCAAGCACTGATGGGAAGACAATTTCTTATACTAAGCTTCATTCCTCAGCT AAAAAAACTAGTGATGCCTCAGCCGAATCTACATCTGATGTAGAAGATATTACGTCTCCTGCTGCTCCACTGGATGCCACTGTGAACCCTGATTTGACCCTTCATGAG CCAAAATCTTCAGGACATGCTTCAACTTCTGGTAGTGCTCCTGTCGTAGAGGAAAGCGTCCCCACTGTTGTTGACAAGCTTGTGGATGATGTGTGCCACAGTCCAAGAGCCACTTCAATGGCTTCTACCTCAG GTTCATTCTCCTTGAGAAATATACGTATGGCATTGGGAGTGCTACGAACTCAGATTGTTACTTGTCTGACAGTTTTAATTATGAGCCTTTTTATGGTGATCCGTTCTGCCCCAAGCAGAGTATCTGAAAGGTTCTCAAGACAGTCCATTGCCTGTGATCACAATTGTGGGGAATTTCCCCAAAATTTGGAGTTTAAGGTACCGTATGTATCAAGACGGCTTCGTGAACTGGAGGAGAAGGTGGTTGTACTTGAAGCAAAGCCATCTCAAATGCCAGTTGAGAAAGAGGAAGTGCTCAATACAGCTGTCTGCCGTGTAGATGCATTGGAAGCTGAGCCGATTTCTACAAAGAAG GTGCTCTATGAGACATTGATAAGGCAGGACGAGCTGCTTGCATATATTGAAAAACAGGACAAAAACAAATTCCGG AAAAAGAGGTTCTGCTTCTAA
- the LOC123070441 gene encoding phosphatidylinositol/phosphatidylcholine transfer protein SFH8 isoform X1: MSGPVDRSGRPGAGFEGFTHDDEKEESKSDEDNSEGDNKAKKGSLKKRAISAGNKFRRSLRRKSKKKSGNLASIEDIRDVQELETVERFRRCLLDGGLLPERHDDYHTMLRFLKARKFDIEKAKHMWSEMLRWRNEYGVDNIEEFDYTELNEVKKYYPQFYHGVDKEGRPVYVELVGKVDANKLVKVTTLDRYIKYHVKEFERSFQMRFPACSIAAKRHIDSSTTILDVQGVGLKNFSKDARELIMRLQKIDNDNYPETLCCLYIINAGQGFKMLWGTIKSFLDPQTASKIHVLGSKYQNKLLEIIDESIMSSELPDFLGGKCRCEESGGCSKSDKGPWKDPNIIERVLNGEANYGQQILAISSTDGKTISYTKLHSSAKKTSDASAESTSDVEDITSPAAPLDATVNPDLTLHEPKSSGHASTSGSAPVVEESVPTVVDKLVDDVCHSPRATSMASTSGSFSLRNIRMALGVLRTQIVTCLTVLIMSLFMVIRSAPSRVSERFSRQSIACDHNCGEFPQNLEFKVPYVSRRLRELEEKVVVLEAKPSQMPVEKEEVLNTAVCRVDALEAEPISTKKVLYETLIRQDELLAYIEKQDKNKFRKKRFCF, encoded by the exons ATGTCGGGGCCCGTCGACCGGTCCGGGAGGCCCG GTGCAGGTTTTGAGGGCTTCACTCATGATGATGAGAAGGAGGAGAGCAAATCCGATGAAGATAACTCAGAAGGTGACAACAAGGCCAAAAAGGGGTCCTTGAAGAAAAGAGCGATTAGTGCCGGAAATAAATTTAGGCGTTCCTTGAGGAGGAAGAGCAAAAAGAAGAGCGGCAATCTAGCCTCAATAGAGGATATAAGGGATGTGCAAGAGCTGGAAACTGTTGAAAGATTCCGCCGATGCTTGCTTGATGGGGGCTTGTTGCCAGAACGTCATGACGATTATCACACGATGTTAAG GTTCCTGAAAGCAAGAAAGTTTGATATTGAGAAAGCAAAGCATATGTGGTCAGAAATGCTTAGATGGAGGAATGAGTATGGGGTCGACAATATAGAG GAATTCGACTACACTGAATTAAATGAAGTTAAGAAGTATTATCCACAATTTTACCATGGAGTGGATAAAGAGGGAAGGCCTGTCTATGTAGAACTAGTTGGAAAGGTTGATGCCAATAAACTAGTCAAAGTAACAACTCTTGACCGATACATAAAGTATCATGTGAAGGAGTTCGAGAGAAGTTTCCAGATGAGGTTTCCAGCTTGTTCCATAGCTGCAAAAAGGCACATAGACTCATCTACAACTATTTTAGATGTGCAAGGGGTG GGCTTAAAGAACTTCTCAAAAGATGCAAGGGAACTAATCATGCGACTGCAGAAGATTGACAATGATAACTATCCAGAG ACATTGTGCTGCTTGTACATTATAAATGCTGGGCAGGGCTTCAAGATGTTATGGGGTACAATTAAATCATTTCTTGATCCACAGACTGCTTCGAAGATTCAT GTTCTTGGAAGCAAGTACCAAAATAAGCTGCTTGAAATAATTGATGAAAG TATCATGTCCAGTGAACTGCCAGATTTTCTTGGAGGCAAATGCAGGTGTGAAGAGAGtggaggttgctcaaaatcagacaAAGGTCCTTGGAAGGATCCTAACATAATAGAG AGGGTCCTTAACGGTGAAGCAAATTATGGTCAACAAATTCTTGCCATATCAAGCACTGATGGGAAGACAATTTCTTATACTAAGCTTCATTCCTCAGCT AAAAAAACTAGTGATGCCTCAGCCGAATCTACATCTGATGTAGAAGATATTACGTCTCCTGCTGCTCCACTGGATGCCACTGTGAACCCTGATTTGACCCTTCATGAG CCAAAATCTTCAGGACATGCTTCAACTTCTGGTAGTGCTCCTGTCGTAGAGGAAAGCGTCCCCACTGTTGTTGACAAGCTTGTGGATGATGTGTGCCACAGTCCAAGAGCCACTTCAATGGCTTCTACCTCAG GTTCATTCTCCTTGAGAAATATACGTATGGCATTGGGAGTGCTACGAACTCAGATTGTTACTTGTCTGACAGTTTTAATTATGAGCCTTTTTATGGTGATCCGTTCTGCCCCAAGCAGAGTATCTGAAAGGTTCTCAAGACAGTCCATTGCCTGTGATCACAATTGTGGGGAATTTCCCCAAAATTTGGAGTTTAAGGTACCGTATGTATCAAGACGGCTTCGTGAACTGGAGGAGAAGGTGGTTGTACTTGAAGCAAAGCCATCTCAAATGCCAGTTGAGAAAGAGGAAGTGCTCAATACAGCTGTCTGCCGTGTAGATGCATTGGAAGCTGAGCCGATTTCTACAAAGAAG GTGCTCTATGAGACATTGATAAGGCAGGACGAGCTGCTTGCATATATTGAAAAACAGGACAAAAACAAATTCCGG AAAAAGAGGTTCTGCTTCTAA
- the LOC123070441 gene encoding phosphatidylinositol/phosphatidylcholine transfer protein SFH8 isoform X2, with protein MSGPVDRSGRPGFEGFTHDDEKEESKSDEDNSEGDNKAKKGSLKKRAISAGNKFRRSLRRKSKKKSGNLASIEDIRDVQELETVERFRRCLLDGGLLPERHDDYHTMLRFLKARKFDIEKAKHMWSEMLRWRNEYGVDNIEEFDYTELNEVKKYYPQFYHGVDKEGRPVYVELVGKVDANKLVKVTTLDRYIKYHVKEFERSFQMRFPACSIAAKRHIDSSTTILDVQGVGLKNFSKDARELIMRLQKIDNDNYPETLCCLYIINAGQGFKMLWGTIKSFLDPQTASKIHVLGSKYQNKLLEIIDESIMSSELPDFLGGKCRCEESGGCSKSDKGPWKDPNIIERVLNGEANYGQQILAISSTDGKTISYTKLHSSAKKTSDASAESTSDVEDITSPAAPLDATVNPDLTLHEPKSSGHASTSGSAPVVEESVPTVVDKLVDDVCHSPRATSMASTSGSFSLRNIRMALGVLRTQIVTCLTVLIMSLFMVIRSAPSRVSERFSRQSIACDHNCGEFPQNLEFKVPYVSRRLRELEEKVVVLEAKPSQMPVEKEEVLNTAVCRVDALEAEPISTKKVLYETLIRQDELLAYIEKQDKNKFRKKRFCF; from the exons ATGTCGGGGCCCGTCGACCGGTCCGGGAGGCCCG GTTTTGAGGGCTTCACTCATGATGATGAGAAGGAGGAGAGCAAATCCGATGAAGATAACTCAGAAGGTGACAACAAGGCCAAAAAGGGGTCCTTGAAGAAAAGAGCGATTAGTGCCGGAAATAAATTTAGGCGTTCCTTGAGGAGGAAGAGCAAAAAGAAGAGCGGCAATCTAGCCTCAATAGAGGATATAAGGGATGTGCAAGAGCTGGAAACTGTTGAAAGATTCCGCCGATGCTTGCTTGATGGGGGCTTGTTGCCAGAACGTCATGACGATTATCACACGATGTTAAG GTTCCTGAAAGCAAGAAAGTTTGATATTGAGAAAGCAAAGCATATGTGGTCAGAAATGCTTAGATGGAGGAATGAGTATGGGGTCGACAATATAGAG GAATTCGACTACACTGAATTAAATGAAGTTAAGAAGTATTATCCACAATTTTACCATGGAGTGGATAAAGAGGGAAGGCCTGTCTATGTAGAACTAGTTGGAAAGGTTGATGCCAATAAACTAGTCAAAGTAACAACTCTTGACCGATACATAAAGTATCATGTGAAGGAGTTCGAGAGAAGTTTCCAGATGAGGTTTCCAGCTTGTTCCATAGCTGCAAAAAGGCACATAGACTCATCTACAACTATTTTAGATGTGCAAGGGGTG GGCTTAAAGAACTTCTCAAAAGATGCAAGGGAACTAATCATGCGACTGCAGAAGATTGACAATGATAACTATCCAGAG ACATTGTGCTGCTTGTACATTATAAATGCTGGGCAGGGCTTCAAGATGTTATGGGGTACAATTAAATCATTTCTTGATCCACAGACTGCTTCGAAGATTCAT GTTCTTGGAAGCAAGTACCAAAATAAGCTGCTTGAAATAATTGATGAAAG TATCATGTCCAGTGAACTGCCAGATTTTCTTGGAGGCAAATGCAGGTGTGAAGAGAGtggaggttgctcaaaatcagacaAAGGTCCTTGGAAGGATCCTAACATAATAGAG AGGGTCCTTAACGGTGAAGCAAATTATGGTCAACAAATTCTTGCCATATCAAGCACTGATGGGAAGACAATTTCTTATACTAAGCTTCATTCCTCAGCT AAAAAAACTAGTGATGCCTCAGCCGAATCTACATCTGATGTAGAAGATATTACGTCTCCTGCTGCTCCACTGGATGCCACTGTGAACCCTGATTTGACCCTTCATGAG CCAAAATCTTCAGGACATGCTTCAACTTCTGGTAGTGCTCCTGTCGTAGAGGAAAGCGTCCCCACTGTTGTTGACAAGCTTGTGGATGATGTGTGCCACAGTCCAAGAGCCACTTCAATGGCTTCTACCTCAG GTTCATTCTCCTTGAGAAATATACGTATGGCATTGGGAGTGCTACGAACTCAGATTGTTACTTGTCTGACAGTTTTAATTATGAGCCTTTTTATGGTGATCCGTTCTGCCCCAAGCAGAGTATCTGAAAGGTTCTCAAGACAGTCCATTGCCTGTGATCACAATTGTGGGGAATTTCCCCAAAATTTGGAGTTTAAGGTACCGTATGTATCAAGACGGCTTCGTGAACTGGAGGAGAAGGTGGTTGTACTTGAAGCAAAGCCATCTCAAATGCCAGTTGAGAAAGAGGAAGTGCTCAATACAGCTGTCTGCCGTGTAGATGCATTGGAAGCTGAGCCGATTTCTACAAAGAAG GTGCTCTATGAGACATTGATAAGGCAGGACGAGCTGCTTGCATATATTGAAAAACAGGACAAAAACAAATTCCGG AAAAAGAGGTTCTGCTTCTAA